The Schistocerca piceifrons isolate TAMUIC-IGC-003096 chromosome 11, iqSchPice1.1, whole genome shotgun sequence genome includes the window CATAATGCAATTTAGGGACACAAATATCTCAGTTATTTTACAGTATTTGAGGGAGTGACACTGCACGTCGCCGTAGACCAGAACGCAGATTTGTGGAATGTAGAGCTGAGCGTGTACaaatagagaaaaattaaaccATCCCACCTAGTCAGATGTTAGCTCTGACATGCCTTACATGCCCATAGCGTTCTTGTTGCACATGAAATGCCTCCATCATGGGGATAAAACCATTGTTCATGTAGACTGCCAATAAAACTGTGCCAAGTGATGACTAAACCACCTAGTGCTTCCATCATTCATTTGACGTTCATTTCCTACCCCGCCCATTATTTTGGTTCATATTAGTTCCTCAAAGTGAATTCTATTAGGCGAGTGTCACAACTGTCCACCCTAACAGACCCCATACAAGCTGAGCTCTCACTAGCAGGGTCCAAGAATCTATCACTGGATAGACTGTTGTAGCTCCTTCGTCACTTAGCACAGTTTTATGAGCAGTCTAAGTGAACAATGCTTTTATCCACATAATGGAGAAATTGCAGATGTAAACTGCTATCCTCTCCAATCGAAAATTCATTTTAAGACCACATTTAATAAGGAGTCACAATATAACACCCTGGGATGGTTGTAACAAAGCTTTGCTTTCTTAATGAGTCATGAGTTTTGACACTTTAGACGTTCACTTTAGGCTCTAGAATTCAGAGTTAAGCTAATCTGATAACATTTCCATTGGTTATACAATTGATCAGTTTACAACTTCAATGTTGGTATATCCTACATCGTCTCTAGCCTTATGCAGTGTAATTATCACTGTACATTAGACCTATAATGGTGGTTGTGTTGTCTAATAAAAGAACCTCTATACAGCTAATGTGACCCTGAGACATTTTCATCCCTTCtcagaacaaaattttaatcgatATTTCAAATTTAGGAGAATTTCTGTAAATTTCTTTACACTAACAATGTACGAGTATAGCTAAAGCTGTTGTTGCTCCGATTACAAAATATTACGACTCTTCAATATTTGACTGAATGTCCAATGACCAACTACATGAAGGACATCAGTTTGCAGAAATGAGGAAACAATATGGTCGGCAGTCTCGTTTTCTGCAAACTGATTCATTAATTCAGCGCCTAGATACTGATATCATGACAGcataatgcacacatcaaaaattgttttgcatcaccccagtttccagaactcctttTGTTTTCTGCAAACTGCCAAGTTCTATCTATCTGCATAGCTATCCCATAAAATGTAACAAGTACAGTTTTCTTCCTTCTTTGGACTGGGGTGGCATATGTATCTATCGTGAAGTGCTCCTTTTCGTGACCTAGTTGTCTACAGAAGTACGTCACGTTCTGGTATCGGCTGTAGAATTCCTGCAATCTGTAGTTACAAAGACTGCCAACTGGGGCAGTGAGGGTGCTGTCAGCAATGGCGCCTGTCTGTGCAGAGTTGCTACAAGCGCTCATCTGACGATACCTGGATAGGGGAATGCACAGAAGGTTGAAAGAACGGAAATGTGTAAAGTAGTGAGATTTGCCAAGGCATCCCATACGTGGGGGTATTCAACATTGTCTGTCAGATCGTAACATGTTTCATGTCAGCAGCATTACAGCCAGATGAAGATCATGAGATTTGAGATTGTGCTTTGCTTCTCTGTAGTTAAACAAGAACTGCTTTTACAATTACAGATGACCAGCACATAAGGTAATGCGAATTATACTACCAGTATGacacaataataaaatatatgAACTAAGCAAACGCAGAAATAGATACCGTCTTATATCATAGAAACATATTCTTATCTTTTAATCTGGAAAGTTGGCTGTGTCCTTTTCCTTAATAAGAATTTAACTGATTTTTATTCTATTGACGATGATGCTTCAGCTGCATTATGACATAGGACCATGAACAATTATCATTATAACAGTTGTATGATTGTGCTGTATTCTATCAATGTATAGAATTGCTTGTCTAATCATTTGTGTGTCAAGTCTGTGTGGCAGGCACCTTGCATGAATGGCTGCTTAACCCCAATTGCCTCGCACAGCACAGAATACGAGGTCTATGATAATGAGACCACTATATTTGAGTCCTACTTAAAGGTGAGTACAAATGATGGACTGCAGTATTCACTTTTGCATTCTTTATTTAGAACAATATCACAGACAGATGCAGAGAGTCATTTCAGCATTATTGCAGAGATGTTTGTTGAACTGAATCCTTCACGATAGCATCTCCACGAGCTGCTGCTTGCCGTTCTGCCTGGCGATGACCCAGGGTTCGTGCCCGTGTGCGTCTCTGGCCTCAGTGTCAGCTCCTGCAGCGAGCAGCACGGCCGCCACCTTTGTGTGGCCGCATCTTGCTGCACAGTGCAGCGGCGTCCACCCATACTTATCCCTGGCATCGGGGTCAGCAGAGGAGTCCAGCAATAGCCGTGTCACAGCCACGTGACCGCGGTACGCAGCCCAGTGCAGCGGCGTGTTCTGCCTGCTGTCCCCGACATCCACCTCTGCTCCACCTTCCAACAGACATGTTACTGCTTCCAGGTGTCCCCTCTCAGCTGCCCAGTGCAGAGCAGTCCACATGTCCTCGTCCCTCGCCCCCACTTTCGCCCCTGTCGCGAGAAGCACCCTGAGCTCCTCCACCGCCCCCTCCTTAGCTGCCTGGATCAGTCCTCGGCTAATCTTCTTTCCAGGaaggctcctgcacaaaacataaaaattctcACACCTTCCTGAAAACACACACTTAATAAAGAAAACATACAACCAAAAATGTATACATATGTCCAACAACGACCCTACTATATTCCCCTTCTATGATACGAAACTCGTATATTAAGGTATAGTGGTTCAGTCTTCAACCACTATCCATTAAAAGTTTGTTTATGCAACCTCTCAAGATTTTCATCTGTCAAATTCCGACACGCTGATTGCTGTAACTCACTTTCTTTCAACTTGGGGTGCTGTTTCTTAGCAGTCATTATATCCGCTACAATAGATGCTTCAGGAAGCTTATACTAGTTCTCAGTGAAACTATCAAAGATTACACACAAAACAATTTACATTTACATGTTAAAGACTTTCCTGACGTTAAAGCAAAATCCTTCAAACCTCTTATTGGTATATTTGGTGACCTTTATCAGCAAATTTTGCCAGCTTCTGTTTCACATAAAAGAAATTCATCGAAACATTTTACATGTAACAATGGCACGTCATCTACTACTTctccatcgtgtgtgtgtgtgtgtgtgtgtgtgtgtgtgtgtgtgtctgtgtgtgtgtgtacaactgAAGCCTGTAACAGTGTACAGCCTTCTACATGAACATATTTGAAAAAACAGGgaaacactgacacacacacacaaagtgtcaCTTGTATCTGACAAGTTCACTACAGTCATCCTAGAAAAGAATACATATTGTAAAATACGTGTGGCATGTGCTGGTAACTAAAATGTGGCAACTTCTGGACAAACAAAGCAAATAAATGATATGTACTTTTCTTATTCTGCCAAGAGATTTATTACAACTTATCAACATAATATTCATCTTCCATATGGCCAGATCCATTCTGTTAAAATATCAGATGCACACTAAAATGGTAATACGACTGTTCCAGTTAAAATAAATCCATGAAATGTAATGAAAAATTAATGAACTCTTACATACATCATGTACTCTCAATGAATAAGTTTTTTGAAAATTTATGTAACATTCCATAACCTCTCCTATTGAATAATGAGGTAGAGAATGTGAATTATGAAAAAGTCTACAATATTTAACAGCCTGCAAATCGTGTTGACCCCCATAGTGCTTTACTAGGTCCACCAATGGTTGTgcaggttgtggtggtggtggtggtggtggtggtgcttgtGCTCCACTGCCTACCTCTGTTGTGTCCACTGGTTTACAGGGAACAACAGTGACATTTACTACATAGTAGCAATGTTGATACTTCATTTTAGAACACAGAGTGCACAGAGATACCAAAATCAAGTTAAAGCATCATGGGACTGTGTATGAATAGACCCTGTTGTTTGGAATCCGAGGCTATGGTCAAGAGCAACTAAGTCGCTTCATCTATGTCTACATGTATACCATAAAATGACATGTCATGAGTAAGGGCAAAACGACTCATTTTTGCCTGATCAACTGACGTAATAAAAccatttaaaatatttacaaatacattGCAATAGCACTACTAATACCATAAAAGAGCTTGGATCCCAATTCCTACCAAATTTTGGCAGTTTGTTAAAATGTTTGTCCGAAAAACTACATGCCCATCATGGGATAAATAAGCCATGGAAAGGGCCATCAGTATAGTAAACAAGAATGAAATCGGCTGATTGAGAGCAGCCAGACAATTTGGTGTATCACAGGTGACTTTCAGAAGGCATGCCACAAACGAAGGGTCAGAGGTTTCAGACTACATTTGACGAGGGGTTTATGCAGGATATAGTGTCCCAAAGGAACTAGCTTACTAAGCCACAGAACGAAATAGTATCTCTCACAAATTTAATAAGGAGAAGAAAATTGCTGGCAGGACTGACTGAAAGGATTTATGACACACAATCCTGATTTATCTTTAAGGGAGCAGGAAGCTGCTACTTTGGCTCATGCAATGGTATTTAATAAAGTTCAGGTTAACAGATTTTACATGGTATATGAATGTCCCCAATAAAGAAGGAATTTCGCCAGCATGAATTTATCTGTACTTTCATGTGTGGACATGAGTCAAACATTTTTTGCAATGACTGAAGAAACAAGTGGGGTACTTACAATTGTTGAAAGGGGGTTGCGCATTACAACATTAGCGTGCATGAATTCTGCTGCTAACTTTATAcctccagctttactctaccccagaAAAAACCGAAAGAGCAATTAACTGATGGAGTACCTATAAGAACTCTAGAAATAGGACCAGAAAGTGGATGAATGGTTGGAGAAATTTTTCTAGTTTCATTAAGGTAAGCAAAGAGAATAGTTTATCACTGATGACGACAGCTGGAATCTCAAACATGTTCAAGTGCTGAAATGTGGCAATGAAAATGGAGCTTCTCTATTTTGCCTACTATCCCAGTGTAATTGCCAACTTCAGCCAatacacattttcatttttgggCCCATGAAGACCAttataatgaaagtttcaaacctCCTAGAAACACACCCAATGTCACCCAGTGCCAAATGCGTTAGCTCTTTGCCACTGCATAAAGTATAGAAGCATGTGTGGTTAATACTAAGAGTGGATTTGCTAAGGCTGCTTGACTCACTCCAGGTCACACTGTTGCTGCCCTCTCATTCACCTGCATCACTTAGCTAGCTGAAATGTCCACACGCAAAAAGGGAAAGTGAAATTACcactcaagcagggctgggcttcAGTTCCTAGTCAGCAGACTCCACCCTCTTTTGCACAAGGCTAACTATGCAGGGCCTGTGGGTGCCTGGGCACCATTCTACCTCGCCGCCATCACTGAGTACCTAGCAGCTGAGTGCTTGAAGTAGATGGAATCGTAGCCTGCAACAATAAGACATATGTCACCCTGCACCACTTGGATCTGCAATCTGCAACAATAAGATGCGCAACAAGCTGCCCTCTGACATCACCACAGAGTCTtttgtcctgcccaacatccaagCCATCCTGTTGCCAAAGGAGAGTGAGAAGAAGGCATAAACGGCGGCCGCCTCTCTGGCTCATGGGACACACAGTGCTGCATGCTCCCTGTATGCAATGGGCTCGGCCAGCAGCTTGGACGAAAACAATCTTCGCCTGTACATGGTGACCCAAAATTCACATCCACCTAGGCGCAACAACGAATATCCCAATTTTCCTGCATGTTCACATGTTTTACAGAATATTTCACCATCTGAAGTGGAATACTTCCATAAACAGCTTTCAGACTCGTAAAAGATAGCTCTAGATGACTCAAGGCACCATTTGATGAATTATTTCCAGTTCGTGCTGCAGTACAATGCTCATTAAAGACACGTAAAATAACTCTGGTTTCTTCTGGTTTTCTGAGCAACTGTACCAACAACAAGCTTCTAGAAGAGAAAGTGCACCAGTGAAAATTATCTGAGGATTGACAGATATTTCGACAAGCTTGCAAAAGAATATAGTTAAGCAGGGTGGAAGCCTATAACTCAGATCTCAGTGCAGATGAAGATGACTGTGTTTGTATGTACTGCACTATCTTCTCCCATTCAAGACCAGGGGATTCGTGCATTAAATATACTAGATGTAAGGTATGGGCTCACAGTTATGAATTTTGTGAGAAATCTTTTCAGACCTTAGAAATATATGCATGGATATTTATTAAACCCTCAAGAGGTCTTGGCTTAGGGTGTTTACTTTTTCTGAAAATTGTGCACTATCATTGTAAGTATAAAATGACACATGGGGATAGTTTCTTGTcttaattttttcttaatattgtaGTTTCATGTTTAATGATTTCCAATCATTTTTGTGTATGTCCTGGATTTTGAAGTATTTAcataataaaaaatgataaaattttttgaataaaaacaaaacattaaaatagTATGTCATTTCTGGAACTGTTCCCTACAGCATTACAGGTCACTAAGGAACCAATGAAAAAGGAAGTTCTAGAAAGACAAAGCAAAATGGTTGCTGGAAAAGTGTGAGCATTCAAGATCAAGAGTTAGaaaggaattccattgttaaaagcAGAGCAGAGCAAGGATAGAAACAGTATAGTGAAGACCTCTATGAATGAAAGGAACTATCAGATGACATGACAAGAAAAAATagtcatgaaataaaaaaaacataggGGACTCAGTATTAGAAGTTAAGAAAAGCTTTGGAATGCTTGCACACACACAAGACAATCTGGTTGGATAATATTACGTTGGAATTTCTATAACGTTTGGTGAAAGTGATACCCACATGACTGTTCAAGTTGGTTGCACAACCTATGACAAGGGACATACAAGCAGACCTTCAGAAAAAAATCTCATGCAGATACTATAGAAGCAGGCAAAGGCCAATAAGTGAAGACTTCCACACAATCAGCttgacaactcatgcatccaaatttATGGTGAGAACAACATACAGTAGAATGGTAAGGAAAATTTAAGATCTATTATATAGTCTGataagtttggatttaggaaagataaaggcctCAGAGAGGCACTTGCACTTGGTAATGGAAGCAATATTTACCAAAAATAAAGGAATGTTCATTGGATTAGTCTATCTTTAGGAAGCTttggcagtgtaaaatggtgcaactcGTAGAAAATCCTGAAAAATAGTTTAATAAATAGGAGAAATGCAGGTAATATATAGTTGTATACAATAATCGACAGGGAAAAATAGGAATGGAAGAAAGAGGAACTAATTCAAAATATGCTAGAAATGGTTCACCCTAATTGAGGTATCACTGCTGCAGCTTAAGAGATTCAGGAATAGAATTAAGATTCAGAATGAAAGGATTTGCAGATGGTATTGTTATCATTAGCAAAAGTGAGAAAGAATTAccagagcggttgaatggaatgaacagtctaatgaatacagcatTAGGATTTACAATCAAAAGAAAGATGAATATATTGGGCAGTAGTAGAAATAACATTGATAACAAAGTTATGAAAATTAAGGACCACACTAGCAACAAACATAGACATGAGGGACAATTAAAGTTTCTCCAGCAGGGTAATACGACATTCCTCAGAAAACAAGACTACAAATACCAAACACAGACCTTAATCTGAAGAAGAAgtatctgagaatgtacatctggagctgAGTAGTGAATGAAAATGAATTGTGGGCTGTGAGAAAAGCAAGAAATTCAGAATGGGAGGCTATAGAAAGATGTGAACTGATAAAGGAACTGTGGAAGTTCTCCACAAAACAGGTGAGGATACTCGtatgtggaaaactgtgacaagaagaagggacagggtaatagtacgtgaagacatcagggaataacagccatggtactacagggagcagtATTGTTACTCTCATGTGAAGAAACTCAACTCGTCCCCCACACCCATATCTCACATAAACGTAGGTGGTGCTATCAGCACAAAATTTCTTGGAACAGCCAGAAAAGTGATCTACAACGAGTAGAGTTTCTGCTCTGTATGTGTCAATGCTGGGACAGACTGTTATGAAAAACTGCAGCAGCGCGACCAAGGTGCCCCATATCTTGATGAGCTGAGGCAGAAGAGGCCTTTTCCACTTTCTTCTGATTTGACTCTTTAAGATCGTGTTTATTGTTACCAGTAGATATTTAATTCAGAATTCTAGGaaattttctcctctctcattctttccaATAATCTTATATTGTCTCTTAACTATGTCTTTTTACCTTCCCCTACTACAGCAAACCAATGATTATTAGATGTTTCTCTCTTTTTACATACAGACATACCTATTCACTATTGTTGTATACCCTCTTCCTGTCACTTTATTTTCTGGGAGTGACAGTGGCTTCCAAAACTGAATTATTGTTGCTATTGTTTTGCTAATTATGACACAAATTAATCACTGAACTCTTCAAAATTACCCCTGGGTTGCTATTCAGCGTTGACCTTTTCCTCAACTTCCTCATCCTGTTGATATCATCACATTCCTCTAACAGGccatccttctttccatttcaattcgcTGGTCTTGTTAAATCTAGATACAGGCatcgtattttatttttcatatttcccaGCCTTCCTACaactcccccctttccccctctccACTCCAATCGAGGATCTTTGGGACTACGCCACGTGTGCTGTTCATGCCATGGATTCTAAACTGAGAAGCCTAGTGCAGCTggcctgtctgtaccttccagaaactcattgactctcttcccacATACGTTGTGCTGCCAAAGGAGCTTATTCAGGCCtttgacaggttgtcacattaatgtgattagaTGGTATATTCGTGGGTGATGTGTTTCGAAAACAGCTTCTTTAAAGAAAATGTAGAGCAGTTTTAATATATTTCGTGTTTCAAACATGAATTTTCATGTCATGCTAACCAAACAAGAGAGAATCAGGCTGAATAATTAACAATAGAGGCTAGAAGTTAATTATCAATGATCTAGGAAGTGCAGCCAATTTAACCAAAAGAGAAAATTTCTAGTAAGTAAACAGCACAAAGTATTGCATAAATATTTAAGTCTAGCCAAAAATTTTATTAGCTATCAGACATTCAGGGGAATATATAACTAAGTGGTGTGGAACAAACGGAAGTTAAATATCAGTGACTCTTCAATGTTCTGGTTATTGGAGAAGGTACAGCAGCAGCAATGGGTAGGGTACAGAAGGCCGTCAGCAGCACCCTAACTGAAGGAAATCCTGTGGTATTTACTGAAGAGTTTTGTgaagatacagaaaacttgaaagaCAGGCAGACAAATATGACTCCTTTTCATCGAGGATGCAAGCAAAGCATGTTGACCACTAAACCCCTTCTGTGGGAGTGAGTGTTGCATGTGCTCTGCATGATGGCTGAACAGAGAGAAACAATATGGGGAGACTCCACACTGCATGGGAGCACCCAGAGCTGCCGTTAGGCCTGGGTTGTCATCCTTTGAGCTGGTCACAGGTTGCATGCATAATGATCAACCTCACATGGGTGCACAGACGCTCACTTCACCTTTTCTGCGAATCTTCTATACAAGCCATTAATGAGAAACTGTACACAGCGTGACACTATTGCTAGGTATTTTACTGCAAGTAGCAGTTGCAGAAGACACACTAAACCGCTTTAAACTCTACTTTATGCAAACAGGATTTTAGTGACCTGCACAGTGCACAGAATGAGGCCTGAGGCACAGCTCGTCTTGGCCCCAAACTAGACACATCACTGCTTCGGCTTATGTGCTGAGCAACACATCTTTGTCCccacagcaaaatgactgatgcTGTATTCAAAGGGTTTGTACCTTTGTTGAGATACCTGATGCAGAAAGCTATAGGGCAACGTTTTGTACACATGCAATTTAACAGTGACAACAAATAAGGAGGGACTGTTTAAAGGTCAAAATTTTTGAAGCTATGAAAACTTGGGCTATTTCATGACATCTGCTGGTAAACACTTAAATTTAGAGATATGTCTGAACGTGACAAAaccgcctattggcttctgtctctggttctttgGCCgatgttcgtctgatgattttactgatgttacggcagcatgagtggctggcattgtcaaagcttcaccctccattgccggtgatgaactggagccgagctcacaGCCACAGACCATATGTACCTGTTGTACCAATGTCCGAGGGCttttccgcggtcatttccggtgcagtagcactcttgctacctgcgacggtcattcGCTGCATTACACgaatccaggatccgtttacctcaaGGCTTTCCGCTTTCTTGTTGAAGCCATTCACGTGCTTTTTCtacttctacagcttctctgaataaGCGGCTGATTTCTCAAGCTGGCCCAACGTACAACGTCTCTTATGTTCTTTCATCCTGGTaatgattgatcgtccagtcatccCGTCTGCGGCAGCGAGGtgggctccagttcaccactggcagtGGAGGAAGAAGCTTTGACTATGTCAGCCACtcttgctggcgaaacgtcagtaaaatcatcagacgaacatgGGACAAAGAACCCGAGatagaagccagtaggcagtttgtcagcaagtggcgacgaaagccttaacaattctcTTTGAATCTGGCAGTCAACAAAAGTATTCTGAGGTACCAGCAAATGGCTGTTGTAGGAATCAATGAAGCTGCATTTTACAGGACAGAGACATCTATACAAACTCAGTGGCAAACATTATAgccttgaacacacacacacacacacacacacacacacacacacagatatgggGACAGAGTTTCACACTTAAGAATGGGAAGTGCAGGTGATGATCTTGCCTCGCACTTACCTGGTTTCTGTAAGTGGCCCACCGAGCAACTGACTCACTTTGACCACCTCATCAGGGTGGTTGAGGACCGCATCGGCCCAACCCGCTGTGGCAAACACCAGCGAGTTGGCTTTTATGAAGGCGACAGCGACCTCTGCGAGGCTGGGACAGGAGTGCCTCACTGCCAGCACTGCCGTGCGCGCCGCGTTCTCTGCTGACAGCTGACTGGCCAGCT containing:
- the LOC124720038 gene encoding ankyrin repeat domain-containing protein 65-like, whose amino-acid sequence is MAAAKEVQEAAARDAGEGATVTLVAGDTRLVAHRAVLAGRSPVFAAMLCQDTPEASSSVVAVPDVEGPVLHHLLAYMYSLRAPEVPRMASQLLAAADRYGVWGLKVQCEEQLASQLSAENAARTAVLAVRHSCPSLAEVAVAFIKANSLVFATAGWADAVLNHPDEVVKVSQLLGGPLTETRSLPGKKISRGLIQAAKEGAVEELRVLLATGAKVGARDEDMWTALHWAAERGHLEAVTCLLEGGAEVDVGDSRQNTPLHWAAYRGHVAVTRLLLDSSADPDARDKYGWTPLHCAARCGHTKVAAVLLAAGADTEARDAHGHEPWVIARQNGKQQLVEMLS